The DNA segment AACCAAGTTCCTAAACGTCCTTGTCATCGGCGCAAATGGCTACCTTGGAACTGCCATTTGCAGCGCCTTTCTACGAACCAACgctccaccaacctcctttCGAGTCCACGGCCTCATCCGCCGCGAATCAGCCGCCCACCAACTGGCAATGAACGAagtcatccccatcatcggCTCTCTCTCCGAGCCCGACATGGTCCGCACGGCTGTCTTGTCCCACAGCCCTGTCTGGGACATAATCGTCACCTGCACCGAACCCTCCAGAGCCACCGAAGCAGCCCACTGGTCTGACCTCTTGGCGTTCATCCAGGACTTGGCCTCGGAATCCGCCTCCCACGGGGTTCGCCCCTTCGTCCTCTGGTCGTCCGGCTGTAAAGACTACGGCACGACAGGATTACACGGTGAAAAGAGCCTCACGCCGCATTCGGAAGACTCACCGCTTCAGTCTCACCCCATCATCCGCGGCCGGATGGACGCCGCGTTGCGCGTTCTTGAGGTGGCCGGTGCCGAAGGATCCGACTTTACGGCTGCCGTGGTGAGGGCTACACCTGTCTTTGGATACAGCGGGAGCTACTACGGCGCTGCGTTCGATTATGCCGCGGCATTTGCTGGTGCCTTCGGGAAAGATGATATCAGGAGTCGAACCCTGGACTTCACGTCAGATGAGGGGACGATCATGCATGGAGTTCACGTTGATGACTGCGGTGAAGGGTACGTGGCCCTGGCGACGGCGGCTCTACCGGACGATGATCGTAGACGGAGAATCGCTGGCAAAGTCTTCAACATTTCTGGGAGGAGATATGAGACATTGCGCGAAGTAGGCGCCGCCTTAGCGCAGGAGTATGGATTCGGACACGGAGCGAGGTTCGGTCTAGCTCAAGACGAGCTGCCAGAAGCGGTTTCTGGGCATAATTGTGGACTCGTTTTTGGCTGGAGCCAATGGGTGAGCAGTGAAAGGATTCGGAACCTGACCCATTGGTGTGACAAACGGTCGCTCTTCTCAGAGAATATCGGTGTCTATAGGCTGGCTTAtgaagctgctgttgaggctggaTTGGATGACGTGGAAAAAGTGAAAAGACGGATGGCTGGGAACTGGGGGGATGATCACAAGGCTGCGGAGTAGACCCTTGATCGTCAGACTGCATGTACACAGAGGCTTGACCCTTCGTAGCTGGGTAGCCAGTCAGAGTGTATCGCTGAAATCTGTATTCAGTGCCGGGAACGGACGTACGCCGCTGCTGTACAAACCGCTGACTTTCGGCGGTATTATGGATCCAGGAATCTGGCACAGCTCAACTAGAAACAGACTGTGCCATATCATAGTGAAGTTGCGAATATCCTCGTGGTCGTGTGGCCGCTTGTGATGGTTGTGATGGGTTATCTGTGAGCCCAAAGACCGCGTGCTGCAGCATATCCGTATGGATAGCTCCGGTCATGACCCAGTAAAATCCACATGCTCTGACTTAGAACAACCtttgtgtgttttggttGTTCGAGGTCAACATATGCATCGTGACGCTCTGACCGTGCCATATGCCTCCTTCAAAGAATGTAAGCCTCAAACTAGCGGTGACAAAGCTTCCGGGCGGTGTGCCATATGCTAAACAATAAAATAGGCAAGCATGGTAGTCGTCGGTTGTACGTTTGCCTTGGCTGCATCTTGGGAGCCTCGACTGGTTGAGGCGTTCCCAAAGTCTAAATCAACTAAACTCCGCCCAAGTTTCGTAATGACTCGGGGTTCCGGCAAGGGTGTTCGGTGTGCAGATTGAGTCAAGAGCCCACCAAGGTTACCAAAAACGGTATGTAGATAGTGCGAGTGGGACAACACCTGCTGCTTCTAATTTCTGGGTTGACAGATGTCAGGCACGCAACACCTCGTACTTCTCGCATTACAGGTTGCTTGCA comes from the Podospora pseudocomata strain CBS 415.72m chromosome 5, whole genome shotgun sequence genome and includes:
- a CDS encoding hypothetical protein (SMCOG1010:NAD-dependent epimerase/dehydratase; EggNog:ENOG503P1YI; COG:S; antiSMASH:Cluster_2); protein product: MTNPSAAPVSTKFLNVLVIGANGYLGTAICSAFLRTNAPPTSFRVHGLIRRESAAHQLAMNEVIPIIGSLSEPDMVRTAVLSHSPVWDIIVTCTEPSRATEAAHWSDLLAFIQDLASESASHGVRPFVLWSSGCKDYGTTGLHGEKSLTPHSEDSPLQSHPIIRGRMDAALRVLEVAGAEGSDFTAAVVRATPVFGYSGSYYGAAFDYAAAFAGAFGKDDIRSRTLDFTSDEGTIMHGVHVDDCGEGYVALATAALPDDDRRRRIAGKVFNISGRRYETLREVGAALAQEYGFGHGARFGLAQDELPEAVSGHNCGLVFGWSQWVSSERIRNLTHWCDKRSLFSENIGVYRLAYEAAVEAGLDDVEKVKRRMAGNWGDDHKAAE